From one Cardiobacteriaceae bacterium TAE3-ERU3 genomic stretch:
- the gabT gene encoding 4-aminobutyrate--2-oxoglutarate transaminase produces MTTNQALQQRKEAAVPRGLGIAFPFYAEKAKNAELWDVEGNRYIDFIGGISVLNTGHSHPKITAAVHAQIDKFSHTAAQIACYEIYVELAERLNAAAPGSTPKKTVFFNSGAEAVENAVKIARAYTGRHGVIAFDGGYHGRTVFTLALTGKMTPYKQKFGPMPGGIFRIPYPAEVLGVSEEESLKALKMRFKTDIDPSQVAAIIFEPVQGEGGFHAMSPEFAQKLRKICDEHGIMLICDEVQSGFGRTGTLYATEQLGIEPDLLTTAKSLAGGYPLSGVIGKAEVMDAPDPGGLGGTYTGSPIAVAAALAVMDVFEEENLLERSKQIGERIAAFLQEQKESGISIIGDIRYKGAMLAFDIINADGEADADKTKALIAHAKDNGLMLASCGMYGNTIRIMVPLTVENEILEEGLEIIAKALNA; encoded by the coding sequence ATGACAACCAATCAGGCACTACAGCAGCGCAAAGAAGCCGCCGTTCCACGCGGCCTTGGCATTGCTTTTCCGTTTTACGCCGAAAAAGCTAAAAATGCCGAGTTGTGGGATGTAGAAGGCAATCGCTACATTGATTTCATCGGTGGTATTTCCGTACTCAATACGGGTCATTCCCACCCAAAGATCACAGCCGCCGTGCATGCGCAAATCGACAAGTTTTCTCATACTGCGGCGCAAATTGCCTGCTATGAAATTTATGTCGAGCTTGCGGAGCGACTCAATGCCGCAGCCCCCGGTAGTACGCCGAAAAAAACCGTGTTTTTCAACTCCGGTGCTGAAGCCGTCGAAAACGCAGTGAAAATTGCCCGCGCATATACCGGTCGCCATGGTGTAATAGCCTTTGATGGCGGCTACCACGGTCGTACCGTGTTCACGCTCGCACTGACTGGCAAAATGACCCCGTACAAGCAAAAATTTGGGCCAATGCCGGGCGGTATTTTCCGCATTCCTTACCCTGCTGAAGTGCTGGGCGTCAGTGAAGAAGAGTCGCTCAAAGCGCTGAAAATGCGCTTCAAGACAGATATTGATCCGTCACAAGTGGCCGCAATTATTTTTGAACCAGTGCAAGGTGAAGGTGGCTTCCATGCCATGAGCCCTGAGTTTGCACAAAAACTGCGCAAAATCTGCGACGAACACGGCATTATGTTGATTTGTGACGAAGTACAATCCGGCTTCGGGCGTACCGGCACGCTGTACGCCACTGAGCAACTTGGTATCGAGCCAGACCTGCTCACCACAGCAAAAAGCCTTGCTGGTGGCTATCCACTTTCCGGTGTAATCGGCAAAGCCGAAGTCATGGATGCACCAGATCCGGGCGGCTTGGGCGGTACGTACACTGGTAGCCCGATTGCGGTTGCGGCTGCATTGGCGGTCATGGACGTATTTGAAGAAGAAAACCTGCTCGAGCGCAGCAAGCAAATCGGTGAACGGATTGCTGCATTCCTGCAAGAACAGAAAGAAAGCGGCATCAGTATTATTGGTGATATTCGCTATAAAGGTGCGATGCTCGCATTCGACATCATCAATGCTGACGGAGAAGCCGATGCAGACAAGACCAAAGCACTGATCGCACATGCTAAAGACAATGGCTTGATGCTTGCCAGCTGCGGTATGTACGGAAACACCATCCGTATCATGGTGCCCCTGACGGTCGAAAATGAAATCCTTGAAGAAGGGCTGGAAATCATCGCCAAGGCTTTGAATGCTTAA
- a CDS encoding aromatic amino acid transporter: MAVPNASVLRVGGGTLIITGTIMGAGMLAIPTAMAGIWFLPSVIVLSLTWLCMMTSGLLILETNMHYAQEASFATMVRDLLGPFWHALNGFALAFVLYILTYAYIAGGGDLTRSNLNSLLGTDSVPFWAGQTLFFLVLAGLVWFSTQWVTRFNAVLIGGMVLTFFMACGGMLGTTSSANLFATGDLGGSWVYVWPALPVALASFGFHGNVPSLRKYFAGRAKPVAISVLAGSLIALVIYILWQIAVQGNVSRAAFAPVIAADGQLSLLIHTVASDERAADALAFLSLFSYLAIATSFLGVTLGLFDFIADVFGWHNGAKDKAKTAAVTFLPPFLFCLWKPYGFVSAIGYAGLAATIWVAIIPAMMVYVARKRFGNGGFRVPGGNVTVAIIMLFGLLNIAAHFLVQFGVVPTYAP, from the coding sequence ATGGCAGTTCCGAATGCATCTGTACTACGTGTTGGTGGTGGTACTTTGATTATTACCGGTACGATTATGGGCGCCGGTATGCTTGCTATCCCTACAGCAATGGCTGGGATATGGTTTTTGCCATCAGTTATTGTGTTAAGCCTGACTTGGCTGTGCATGATGACCTCTGGCTTGCTGATTCTTGAGACGAATATGCACTATGCGCAAGAGGCAAGCTTTGCCACGATGGTGCGCGATCTGCTGGGGCCGTTTTGGCATGCACTCAATGGCTTTGCCTTAGCTTTTGTGCTCTATATTTTGACCTACGCCTATATTGCTGGCGGCGGTGATTTAACGCGCAGTAACCTTAACTCACTACTTGGTACAGATAGTGTGCCATTTTGGGCCGGGCAGACGTTATTCTTTCTCGTTCTTGCCGGATTGGTTTGGTTTTCGACGCAATGGGTGACGCGCTTTAATGCTGTATTGATTGGCGGTATGGTTTTGACGTTCTTTATGGCGTGTGGCGGTATGCTTGGTACGACCTCAAGTGCTAATTTGTTTGCTACTGGTGATCTGGGCGGTAGCTGGGTGTATGTTTGGCCTGCATTGCCAGTGGCATTGGCTTCTTTTGGCTTTCATGGCAATGTCCCAAGCTTGCGTAAATACTTTGCCGGGCGTGCCAAGCCGGTTGCCATATCAGTGCTTGCCGGTAGCTTGATTGCATTGGTGATCTATATTTTGTGGCAGATTGCGGTGCAAGGTAACGTTTCACGTGCGGCATTTGCACCAGTGATCGCTGCTGATGGCCAGCTTTCTTTATTAATCCATACCGTTGCCAGTGATGAGCGTGCAGCAGATGCTTTGGCGTTTCTGTCGTTATTCAGTTATTTGGCTATTGCAACTTCTTTCCTCGGCGTCACACTGGGGCTATTTGACTTTATTGCGGATGTGTTTGGTTGGCATAACGGTGCAAAAGATAAGGCGAAGACAGCTGCAGTGACATTTTTGCCACCATTTTTATTCTGCTTATGGAAGCCATATGGATTTGTCAGCGCCATTGGCTATGCCGGATTAGCGGCGACAATTTGGGTGGCAATTATTCCAGCCATGATGGTTTATGTTGCGCGTAAGCGCTTTGGAAATGGTGGTTTTCGAGTGCCGGGCGGCAATGTCACTGTCGCCATTATTATGCTCTTCGGATTACTCAATATTGCAGCACATTTCCTCGTACAGTTTGGTGTTGTCCCAACGTATGCACCTTGA
- a CDS encoding LysR family transcriptional regulator, protein MLERHHLAIIRAVVEHGTLTKAAESLFLTQSALSHTIKKIEEQLGIALWHKEGRRLRLTQAGWRLHDVACRLLPQFEFAEDELRGFAEGRRGSLRIGMECHPCYRWLLTVVNPFLHDWPEVDVDVKQQFQFQGIAALINHEVDILITPDPVQKEGLIFSPVFAFEQKLVVSKDHPLAAKKMIEPDDLTDETLFSYPVPTERLDIFNQFLRPANASVAKHKTIETSEIMLELVAAGRGVAALPGWLVEQQAAHIEVTCLQLGKNGIHKHIHVGIREQDSEIDYLCGFIELAGKSQR, encoded by the coding sequence ATGCTCGAACGACACCACCTTGCCATTATCCGTGCTGTAGTCGAACACGGCACTTTAACCAAAGCCGCAGAATCGCTATTCCTTACTCAGTCAGCACTCAGCCATACAATCAAGAAAATTGAAGAGCAGTTGGGTATTGCCTTATGGCACAAAGAAGGCCGACGCTTGCGCTTAACTCAAGCTGGCTGGCGTTTACACGATGTTGCCTGTCGTTTATTGCCACAATTTGAATTTGCTGAAGATGAATTACGCGGGTTTGCAGAAGGACGCAGAGGCAGTTTACGCATCGGTATGGAGTGCCATCCTTGCTATCGCTGGCTGCTCACAGTAGTCAATCCATTTTTGCACGACTGGCCCGAGGTTGATGTTGATGTGAAGCAACAATTCCAATTCCAGGGTATTGCCGCATTGATTAACCATGAAGTCGATATTCTGATCACCCCCGATCCTGTCCAGAAAGAAGGCTTAATATTTAGCCCTGTATTCGCTTTTGAGCAAAAACTGGTCGTCAGCAAAGATCACCCACTCGCGGCGAAAAAAATGATTGAGCCTGACGACCTAACTGACGAAACGCTTTTTTCCTATCCTGTACCGACAGAGCGGCTGGATATCTTTAATCAGTTTCTGAGGCCTGCAAATGCTTCTGTCGCCAAACACAAAACCATTGAAACCAGCGAAATCATGCTGGAACTGGTTGCTGCTGGACGGGGTGTTGCCGCATTACCGGGTTGGCTCGTTGAGCAACAGGCCGCACATATAGAAGTAACCTGCTTACAGTTGGGTAAAAATGGCATTCATAAACACATCCACGTCGGCATCCGTGAGCAAGATAGCGAGATAGATTATCTATGTGGCTTCATTGAGCTTGCAGGGAAAAGCCAACGGTAA
- a CDS encoding DUF1820 family protein gives MSNERHKNVIYRVQFQAKDSHYDLYVRHVYPADMAGFICLEDFVFNEESQLLIDPRSEKLRNEFSNVETAFIPYHQIQRIDQVSRAGESRIDNQPSEVAKIKPFPTKN, from the coding sequence ATGAGCAACGAACGTCATAAAAATGTCATTTATCGGGTACAGTTTCAAGCTAAGGATAGTCATTACGATCTTTATGTTCGCCATGTCTACCCAGCTGATATGGCTGGCTTCATCTGCCTTGAAGATTTCGTGTTTAATGAGGAAAGTCAATTATTAATTGATCCACGTAGTGAAAAATTACGCAATGAGTTTTCCAATGTAGAAACGGCTTTTATTCCTTATCACCAGATTCAGAGAATTGACCAAGTTAGCAGAGCTGGGGAATCTCGTATTGACAATCAGCCTTCAGAAGTAGCCAAAATAAAACCATTCCCAACAAAAAATTAA
- a CDS encoding 3'-5' exonuclease has protein sequence MDSEIGAPLLNNILVFDIETVADIDAYRLLKGGLPELDDQDTYQLMCSERLADTGNTFMRHHLQKVVAISLVMKTANGVRLWSLGDEESSEYELISRFFQGIDKFSPTLVSWNGNGFDLPVLQYRALFHGINAQRYFEIGDDDRDFRYNNYLSRFHWRHIDMMDVLSGFQARASASLSDIAKLCGFPGKLDIDGSAVQTMWDEGNISDIRHYCETDVLNTYLVYLRFELLRGQISEHECQRAIGEVQELLSRSEAEHLQYFLQAWAALSNG, from the coding sequence CTGGACTCAGAAATAGGTGCTCCATTGCTTAATAATATTCTCGTTTTTGATATTGAAACTGTCGCGGATATCGATGCTTATCGTCTCTTAAAGGGTGGCTTGCCCGAGCTAGATGATCAAGATACTTATCAACTGATGTGTAGTGAGCGCTTGGCTGATACTGGTAATACCTTTATGCGCCATCACTTGCAAAAAGTAGTGGCTATTTCTTTGGTCATGAAAACAGCCAATGGCGTGCGGCTTTGGTCGTTAGGGGATGAAGAGAGCAGCGAATATGAGCTAATCAGCCGCTTTTTCCAAGGGATTGATAAATTCAGCCCAACATTGGTTAGTTGGAACGGTAATGGCTTCGATCTTCCTGTATTGCAATACAGGGCCTTATTCCACGGTATTAATGCACAGCGTTATTTTGAAATTGGCGATGATGATCGTGATTTCCGCTATAACAATTATCTCTCCCGCTTCCACTGGCGACATATTGACATGATGGACGTTCTATCTGGCTTTCAGGCACGAGCAAGCGCAAGCTTGAGTGATATTGCCAAATTATGTGGATTTCCTGGGAAGCTGGATATAGATGGCTCCGCCGTTCAAACGATGTGGGATGAGGGTAATATTAGTGATATTCGCCATTATTGCGAAACAGATGTACTAAATACCTATTTGGTCTATTTGCGCTTTGAGTTACTGCGCGGCCAGATTTCTGAACATGAATGTCAGCGTGCAATTGGAGAAGTGCAAGAATTGCTTTCTCGCAGCGAAGCTGAGCATTTGCAATATTTCCTACAGGCATGGGCTGCGTTGAGCAATGGATAG
- a CDS encoding YdbL family protein, with protein sequence MQRVFMRSTWLMTLLVLMSCVTVNIYFPAAAAEKAADSIIQDVWHEQQSNNAVSSPVKGEPTLSYTVFSPRILVLALLDGLSNTAHAQNVNFSASSPQVEQIKDRMAGRFAKLKPLFESGAVGLTDNGYLAIRDASAAPMALRAQISQLVDAENADRKALYQAIADANNQPGWFKQIQNTFASRWISQAQNGWWYQSGGRWTQK encoded by the coding sequence ATGCAAAGAGTCTTTATGCGCAGCACATGGCTTATGACGCTGTTGGTATTGATGTCATGCGTGACAGTGAATATTTACTTTCCTGCTGCAGCGGCTGAAAAAGCGGCTGACAGCATTATTCAAGATGTCTGGCATGAGCAGCAAAGTAATAATGCGGTGTCTTCACCAGTAAAGGGTGAGCCAACGCTATCCTATACAGTATTTAGCCCACGTATTTTGGTCTTGGCATTGTTAGATGGTCTGAGTAATACCGCTCACGCTCAAAATGTTAATTTTAGTGCTAGCTCGCCACAAGTCGAGCAAATTAAAGACCGAATGGCTGGGCGCTTTGCCAAATTAAAGCCCCTATTTGAAAGCGGTGCTGTTGGACTGACAGATAATGGTTATCTCGCTATACGCGATGCCTCTGCTGCTCCGATGGCACTACGCGCACAAATCAGCCAGTTAGTTGATGCTGAAAATGCAGACCGTAAAGCGCTGTATCAGGCTATTGCGGATGCAAATAATCAGCCCGGCTGGTTCAAGCAAATCCAAAACACTTTTGCTAGCCGCTGGATCTCTCAAGCACAAAATGGCTGGTGGTACCAATCTGGTGGTCGCTGGACTCAGAAATAG
- the efp gene encoding elongation factor P, with the protein MANYSTNEFRGGLKIMLDGDPYTIVENEFVKPGKGQAFNRTKVRNLKSGRVLEKTFKSGDSVEAADVHETDMQYLYKDDDNWYFMDPESFEQLPAPASAVVDAEKWMREQDMCTVILWNGNIISVTAPNFVDLRIVETDPGLRGDTSGGGGKPATLETGAVVRVPLFLSIDDVIRVDTRSGEYLGRAKE; encoded by the coding sequence ATGGCTAATTATTCAACTAATGAATTTCGTGGTGGTTTGAAGATCATGCTTGATGGCGATCCATATACTATTGTTGAGAATGAGTTCGTCAAGCCAGGTAAAGGCCAAGCATTTAACCGTACTAAAGTGCGTAACTTGAAATCCGGTCGTGTATTGGAAAAGACATTTAAATCTGGTGATAGCGTTGAAGCAGCAGACGTTCATGAAACAGATATGCAGTATCTGTATAAGGATGATGACAACTGGTATTTCATGGACCCAGAAAGCTTCGAGCAATTACCAGCGCCTGCAAGTGCGGTCGTAGATGCCGAAAAATGGATGCGTGAACAGGATATGTGTACTGTTATTCTGTGGAATGGAAATATCATCAGTGTAACAGCACCGAATTTCGTTGACCTGCGTATTGTTGAGACTGATCCGGGTCTGCGTGGTGATACATCAGGTGGTGGCGGTAAGCCAGCGACTTTGGAGACAGGCGCAGTTGTGCGTGTGCCGTTATTTTTGTCCATTGATGATGTAATCCGCGTTGATACGCGCAGCGGTGAATATCTCGGACGTGCAAAAGAATAG
- the ychF gene encoding redox-regulated ATPase YchF, which translates to MGFNCGIVGLPNVGKSTLFNALTNAGIDAQNYPFCTIDPNTGIVHVPDPRLDKLSEIVKPERVLPATMEFVDIAGLVAGAAQGEGLGNQFLANIRETDAIAQVVRCFENDDVIHVAGKVDPLSDIQVIESELILADMASLEKAQQRLTRVAKGGDKDAKLKLDVIAKLLPHLEDGELARTCDLNEEERKATREFFLLTMKPMMYVANVDEDGADDTDHVRAVREKAAQTNAAVVTVCAAIEAELAQLEKDEQLELLAEYGLEEPGLNRVIRAGYELLDLGTYFTAGVKEVRAWTMPKNATAPQAAGVIHTDFERGFIRAEVIAYEDFISCRGEQGAKEAGKWRLEGKDYHVKEGDVIHFRFNV; encoded by the coding sequence ATGGGTTTTAACTGTGGCATTGTCGGCTTGCCGAATGTGGGTAAGTCTACGTTATTTAATGCATTGACCAATGCAGGTATTGATGCACAAAATTATCCTTTCTGCACGATTGATCCAAATACGGGCATTGTTCATGTCCCTGATCCACGCTTAGATAAGCTGTCAGAAATCGTCAAGCCTGAGCGCGTGTTACCAGCGACAATGGAGTTTGTTGACATTGCCGGTCTGGTGGCTGGTGCTGCTCAAGGTGAAGGCCTTGGTAATCAGTTCCTCGCCAATATTCGCGAGACAGATGCTATTGCACAAGTCGTGCGCTGCTTTGAAAATGATGATGTGATTCATGTCGCCGGCAAAGTTGATCCTCTATCTGATATTCAGGTGATCGAATCCGAACTGATTCTTGCCGATATGGCATCACTCGAGAAAGCACAGCAGCGCCTTACCCGTGTGGCTAAAGGTGGTGACAAAGATGCCAAGCTGAAATTGGATGTCATCGCCAAATTGCTGCCCCACCTTGAAGATGGTGAGTTAGCGCGTACTTGCGATCTCAATGAAGAAGAGCGCAAAGCGACTCGTGAATTTTTCTTGTTGACCATGAAGCCGATGATGTATGTCGCTAATGTCGATGAAGATGGTGCAGATGATACTGACCACGTCCGTGCAGTTCGTGAAAAAGCAGCGCAAACAAATGCTGCTGTGGTTACTGTATGTGCTGCGATTGAGGCCGAACTTGCCCAGTTGGAGAAAGACGAACAGCTTGAGCTTCTCGCTGAATACGGGCTTGAAGAGCCGGGGCTGAATAGAGTTATTCGTGCGGGCTACGAGCTGTTGGATTTAGGTACGTATTTTACGGCTGGAGTCAAAGAAGTTCGTGCATGGACGATGCCCAAGAATGCAACTGCACCACAAGCTGCCGGAGTCATTCACACTGACTTTGAGCGGGGCTTTATTCGCGCAGAAGTTATCGCTTACGAAGACTTTATTTCCTGTCGCGGAGAGCAAGGCGCTAAGGAAGCAGGAAAATGGCGTCTTGAAGGCAAAGACTATCACGTCAAAGAAGGGGATGTTATCCACTTCCGCTTCAATGTATAA
- the pth gene encoding aminoacyl-tRNA hydrolase, producing the protein MIKLIVGLGNPGDRYAKTRHNAGFWLLDNLNSHEQSLWRQEKKFFAEYSKIFLANQPLHLLKPQTFMNRSGQSVSAIANFYDIEPEQILVVHDELDLPEGTAKLKLGGGHGGHNGLRDIIKALGSKDFYRLRIGIDHPGDRNEVVDYVLKAPGKAGLAQIDNALIDAERILPVLLKDGPEKAMNQLHTCHS; encoded by the coding sequence ATGATTAAGCTTATAGTTGGCCTCGGCAATCCCGGGGATCGCTATGCCAAAACCCGCCATAATGCGGGTTTTTGGCTATTAGATAACCTAAATAGTCATGAACAGAGCTTGTGGAGGCAAGAAAAAAAGTTTTTTGCTGAATACAGCAAAATTTTTCTTGCCAACCAACCTTTGCATTTGCTCAAGCCGCAAACGTTTATGAATCGCAGTGGGCAATCTGTATCTGCAATTGCGAACTTCTACGATATTGAGCCTGAGCAAATACTGGTCGTACACGATGAGCTTGATTTGCCTGAAGGAACCGCCAAGCTCAAATTGGGCGGTGGGCATGGTGGCCATAATGGCTTGCGAGATATCATCAAGGCTTTGGGAAGTAAAGACTTTTACCGTTTACGTATTGGTATTGACCACCCAGGAGACCGTAATGAAGTGGTCGACTACGTGCTTAAAGCACCGGGGAAGGCTGGCCTGGCGCAAATCGATAATGCCTTGATTGATGCCGAGCGTATCCTGCCTGTTTTACTAAAAGATGGTCCCGAAAAAGCCATGAATCAGCTTCACACATGCCATTCTTGA